The proteins below come from a single Malus domestica chromosome 03, GDT2T_hap1 genomic window:
- the LOC103419021 gene encoding uncharacterized protein encodes MDLLCNAYCNASDNEEAEAEGIKETFTPPNPKRLKPDNPFAHTKFHHPLPESTQFPTTQAEAPVPGRYISKRERALLATQPTVPEPNPNPNAPVTTLPVFGSISDSDVRRDVMSLLRNKGKKGPSQLGQLPQRTSVALNRHTKAVNAVHWSPTHAHLLASASMDHTICIWNVWSSDQKVARVLNFHSAAVKDVKWSQQGLSVLSCGYDSSSRLVDVEKGLEIQVFKEDQVVSVIKFHPDNSNLFISGGSKGGIRLWDVRSGKVVHEYIRGHDPILDLEFSTNSKQIISSSDVSGRNLSENSIVVWDVSRQVPLSNQVYVEAFTCPCVRSHPFEPFFVAQSNGNYIAIFSLSPPFKLNKYKRYESHGVSGFPIKCVFSLDGEKLVSGSSDGSLYFYDYRSSELVRKIKAYEQACIDVAIHPVMPNVIASCGWNGEVSVFE; translated from the exons ATGGATCTGCTCTGCAACGCATACTGTAATGCCTCCGACAACgaagaagcagaagcagaaggCATTAAAGAAACCTTCACACCCCCCAACCCGAAGCGACTCAAACCCGATAACCCGTTTGCACATACCAAATTTCACCATCCTCTACCGGAGTCAACCCAGTTTCCGACCACCCAAGCAGAAGCTCCGGTTCCTGGTCGATACATATCCAAGAGGGAGAGGGCGTTATTGGCTACCCAACCTACTGTCCCCGAACCGAACCCGAACCCGAACGCTCCTGTCACGACCTTGCCTG TTTTTGGGAGTATTTCGGATTCAGACGTTCGTCGAGATGTTATGTCGTTGTTGAGAAACAAAGGGAAAAAGGGTCCATCGCAGCTTGGCCAATTGCCCCAAAGAACGTCTGTAGCTCTAAATAGGCATACCAAAGCTGTCAATGCTGTGCATTGGTCACCAACTCATG CTCATCTTCTTGCCTCTGCTTCAATGGATCACACAATCTGCATATGGAATGTGTGGAGCAGTGATCAGAAGGTAGCCCGTGTGTTGAATTTTCACAGTGCTGCAGTCAAAGATGTGAAATGGTCACAGCAAGGATTGTCTGTTCTTTCTTGTGGATATGACTCCTCATCAAGGCTAGTAGATGTTGAAAAGGGGTTAGAGATTCAGGTTTTTAAGGAGGATCAAGTTGTCAGTGTTATTAAGTTCCATCCTGACAATTCCAACCTCTTCATATCAGGGGGCTCAAAAGGCGGAATCAGGTTGTGGGATGTTAGAAGTGGCAAGGTGGTCCATGAATATATTCGTGGTCATGATCCCATCCTTGATTTAGAATTCAGCACCAATAGCAAGCAGATTATATCCTCTAGTGATGTATCCGGACGCAACCTCAGTGAAAATTCTATTGTTGTTTGGGATGTTTCACGACAAGTTCCACTATCTAATCAG GTTTATGTGGAAGCCTTTACCTGTCCCTGTGTGAGATCCCACCCATTTGAACCATTTTTTGTTGCCCAGTCAAATGGTAATTATATTGCAATCTTCTCTTTAAGTCCCCCCTTCAAGCTGAACAAGTACAAGAGGTACGAAAGCCATGGAGTATCTGGGTTCCCCATTAAGTGTGTATTTAGCTTGGATGGGGAAAAGCTAGTCTCGGGTTCCTCCGATGGTTCTTTATACTTTTATGACTACAGGTCTTCTGAGCTTGTTAGAAAAATCAAGGCGTATGAGCAGGCCTGCATAGACGTTGCTATCCACCCCGTCATGCCGAATGTGATTGCTTCGTGCGGTTGGAACGGAGAGGTTTCAGTGTTCGAGTGA